The stretch of DNA CGCCAGACCGGGGATCGCCTCCTCCCGGGTCACCACGCGCGCACCCGCGGCGCGGGCCCGCCGCGCGGTGTCGTCGGTGCAGCCGGAGTCGACGACGACGAGTTCGTCGACGAGCGAACCGACCAGCGGGGCGATCGTCGCGATGACGCCGGCGACGGTGTCCTCCTCGTCGAGCGCGGGCAGCACCACCGACACGGTGCGCTCGCCCTTGGCCGCGACGAGGTCGTCGACGCTCCACTCCGGGTGATCCCAGGTGTGCGTGTGCGACCAGCGGGCCTCCCCCTCGCCGCGGTCGGTCCAGTCGTGGTTCACGCCAGACCTCGCACGGTGCGGGAGGGGGGACGGGTGCCCGCGATCGAGGCCACCATGTCGACCACGCGCCGCGTGTCCGCCACCTCGTGGACACGGAAGATGCGAGCGCCGGCCGCCGCGGCGAGCGCCGTCGCCGCCAGAGTGCCCGCCACCCGTTCCTCGAGCCCGACGCCGAGCGTCTCGCCGATGAAGTCCTTGTTCGACAACGCCATCAGGACCGGCCACCCGGTGCCGACGAGCCGGTCGATCTCTCGCAGCAGCGCCAGACCGTGATGGGTGTTCTTCCCGAAATCGTGCGTCGGGTCGATCAGGATGCCGTCCTCGCGGACCCCCGCGGCCCGGGCGCGCGCCGCGGCCTCGGTCACCTCGGTCACCACGTCGGCGACGACGTCGTCGTAGGCGACCCGATGCGGACGCGTGCGTACCACGGCACCGCCCGTGTGCGAACAGACGATGCCCGCGCCGGCCTGCGCCGCGACGCCCACCAGAGCGGGGTCGACGCCTGCCCACGTGTCGTTGATGATGTCGGCGCCGGCCTCGCACGCGGCGGCCGCCACCTCTGCGCGCCAGGTGTCGACACTGATCAGCAGGTCCGGGTGCGCATCGCGGATCCACGCGATGAGCGGGACCACGCGGCCGGCCTCCGCGACGGCGTCGACGTGTTCACCGGGGCCCGCCTTGACGCCGCCGATGTCGACGATGTCGGCGCCCTGCGCCACGACCGCGTCGACTCGCGCCTTGGCGGCATCGTCGGAGAAGGTGGCTCCCCGGTCGTAGAACGAGTCCGGTGTGCGGTTGACGATCGCCATGACGAGAGCACGGTCGGTGGCGACGGACCGACCGGCCAGGGTCGATCCGGCCGGGCCGACCGAAGGGGCGAGACTCACGGATTCACCCTACGGGGCGTGTCCGATCGGTTCAGCGCGGGGCCTTCGCCGCCGCCACGTCGGCCACGTAGCCGTCGTAGAACGGCACGTATCCGTCGGCGCGGCCGGCGAGCACCCACACCTCGTCGTCGCCGGTGTCGGTGAAGCCCGCGTCGCGCAACTCCACCTTGCGGTTCTTGAACGTCGAGGTGACCTCGATCTCGGGCACGAACCGGATGAACAGCGGCACCGCATACGACGGGAGTTCGGCGTACAGATGCGCGGCGAGCGCCTTCGGATCGGGACGGTCGCCGTCGACGGTCACCGCGACCATGCCCGCCTTCCCGTCGCACCCGGGGACCTCGACGCCGAATGCGACCGCGCCGGACACGCCGTCGGCGGTGTCGACGGCGCTCTCGACCTCGGTGGTCGCCACGTTCTCGCCCTTCCAGCGGAAGGTGTCGCCGAGTCGGTCGACGAAGGTGATGTGCGAGAAGCCGATCTGGCGGACCAGGTCGCCGGAGTTGAAGTAGGCGTCGCCCGATTTGAACGCGTCTCGGATCACCTTCTTCTCCGTCTCGGCGGCGTCGGTGTAGCCGTCGACGGGGACGCGGTCGCTGATCTCGGAGATCAGCAGGCCCGGCTCGCCCTTGGGCATCTGCCGCAGCCGTCCCCGTTCGTCGCGTTTGGCGGTGCCGTCGGGGTTGTAGTCGACCACCTTGAACGGCAGCGGGCAGAACCCGGCGGTGCGTTTGACGCCGAACGCGTTGACGAAGGCGAGATTCAGTTCGCTGGCACCGTAGAACTCGACGATCCGCTCGATGCCGAATCGCTGCTCGAACTCGTCCCAGATCTCCGGTCGCATCCCGTTGCCGATGATCACGCGGATCGAGTGCCTGCGGTCGGTCGGTTTGGGCGGCTGCGCCAGCAGGTAGCGGCAGAGCTCCCCGATGTAGGTGAACGACGTCGCCCGGTTCTCGATGATCTCGTCCCAGAACCGCGAGGCCGAGAACTGCTTGCTCAGCGCGATGCACGCGCCACCGGCCAGGACCGCGCCGAGCGAGACCGACAACGCGTTGTTGTGGTACAGCGGCAGAGCGACGTACATGGTGTCGGAGGGCCGCAGACGCACGGCCAGGCCGCCGATGCCGGAGTAGTTGGCCAGCCAGCGGTTGTGGCTCATCACGCTGGCCTTGGGCAGACCG from Gordonia humi encodes:
- the folP gene encoding dihydropteroate synthase — its product is MAIVNRTPDSFYDRGATFSDDAAKARVDAVVAQGADIVDIGGVKAGPGEHVDAVAEAGRVVPLIAWIRDAHPDLLISVDTWRAEVAAAACEAGADIINDTWAGVDPALVGVAAQAGAGIVCSHTGGAVVRTRPHRVAYDDVVADVVTEVTEAAARARAAGVREDGILIDPTHDFGKNTHHGLALLREIDRLVGTGWPVLMALSNKDFIGETLGVGLEERVAGTLAATALAAAAGARIFRVHEVADTRRVVDMVASIAGTRPPSRTVRGLA
- a CDS encoding long-chain-acyl-CoA synthetase, which produces MNTVPTKVGVADLLKGVVAMVPDLPSMARHAPGLVFRSGDKKNTIGQIFARLAADHPDRPFIRWHGESSSYGEVNRQVNRYAAVLAGRGVGVGDVVGILSKNSPTDLMVILATLKLGAVAGMLNYNQRGHVIDHSMSLLNAKVLLTDPECAEAFDSMTPTSHPEHVLDFSALDAAAEGESEADPAVTATLPASTLAFYIFTSGTTGLPKASVMSHNRWLANYSGIGGLAVRLRPSDTMYVALPLYHNNALSVSLGAVLAGGACIALSKQFSASRFWDEIIENRATSFTYIGELCRYLLAQPPKPTDRRHSIRVIIGNGMRPEIWDEFEQRFGIERIVEFYGASELNLAFVNAFGVKRTAGFCPLPFKVVDYNPDGTAKRDERGRLRQMPKGEPGLLISEISDRVPVDGYTDAAETEKKVIRDAFKSGDAYFNSGDLVRQIGFSHITFVDRLGDTFRWKGENVATTEVESAVDTADGVSGAVAFGVEVPGCDGKAGMVAVTVDGDRPDPKALAAHLYAELPSYAVPLFIRFVPEIEVTSTFKNRKVELRDAGFTDTGDDEVWVLAGRADGYVPFYDGYVADVAAAKAPR